One segment of Brassica napus cultivar Da-Ae chromosome C3, Da-Ae, whole genome shotgun sequence DNA contains the following:
- the LOC106382974 gene encoding jasmonate-induced oxygenase 2-like, giving the protein MTKNKKEVNIETRKGSTMDEWPEPIVRVQSLAESNLSSLPDRYIKPASQRPTTIEEAPAATNIPIIDLEGLFLEDGSPDEAIMTQISEACREWGFFQVLNHGVRPELMDAARENWREFFHLPVNEKETHRNSPKTYEGYGSRLGVEKGAILDWSDYYFLHLLPPHLKDFNKWPSFPPTIREVIDEYGKEVVNLCGRIMKVLSLNLGLKEEKFQDAFGGENIGACLRVNYYPKCPRPELALGLSSHSDPGGMTILLPDDQVFGLQVRKNDMWITVKPHPHAFIVNIGDQIQILSNSAYKSVEHRVIVNSEKERVSLAFFYNPKSDIPIQPLQELVSTHNPPLYPPMTFDQYRLFIRTQGPQGKSHVESHVSPR; this is encoded by the exons aTGACCAAGAACAAGAAGGAAGTGAATATCGAGACAAGGAAAGGGTCCACGATGGATGAGTGGCCTGAGCCAATCGTAAGAGTCCAGTCCTTAGCCGAGAGCAACCTCTCCTCTCTCCCCGACCGCTACATCAAACCAGCATCTCAACGTCCCACCACGATAGAGGAGGCTCCTGCCGCGACCAACATACCAATCATTGACCTTGAAGGACTCTTCTTGGAAGACGGGTCGCCAGACGAGGCCATCATGACTCAGATATCGGAGGCTTGCCGTGAGTGGGGATTCTTCCAGGTGTTGAACCATGGTGTGAGGCCAGAGCTGATGGACGCGGCTAGGGAGAATTGGAGAGAGTTTTTCCACTTGCCGGTTAATGAGAAGGAGACTCATAGAAACTCACCAAAAACCTATGAAGGATATGGAAGCAGACTAGGAGTTGAGAAAGGAGCCATTCTTGACTGGAGTGATTATTactttctccatcttcttcctcctcattTGAAAGACTTCAACAAGTGGCCTTCTTTTCCTCCCACCATTAG agaaGTGATCGATGAGTATGGCAAGGAAGTAGTGAACCTATGCGGAAGAATCATGAAGGTTTTATCGTTAAACTTAGGATTAAAGGAGGAAAAGTTTCAAGATGCTTTTGGAGGTGAAAACATAGGAGCGTGTTTGAGAGTTAATTATTATCCAAAATGCCCTCGACCAGAGCTGGCTCTAGGTCTCTCTTCCCACTCCGATCCTGGCGGTATGACCATTCTGTTACCGGACGATCAAGTCTTCGGTCTTCAAGTCCGTAAAAATGACATGTGGATCACCGTCAAGCCTCATCCTCATGCGTTCATCGTTAATATCGGTGATCAAATTcag ATACTAAGCAACTCGGCATACAAGAGTGTGGAGCATAGAGTGATAGTGAACtcggagaaagagagagtttcgCTTGCTTTCTTCTACAATCCTAAAAGCGATATACCAATCCAACCATTACAAGAACTTGTATCCACTCATAATCCTCCTTTATATCCTCCAATGACCTTTGATCAATATAGACTCTTTATCAGAACTCAAGGTCCACAAGGCAAATCTCAtgttgaatctcatgtttctccTCGTTAA
- the LOC106386485 gene encoding cytochrome P450 90A1-like isoform X2, which yields MAFSFSFTALALLISSLAAAFLLLFRRTRYRRMGLPPGSVGFPLIGETLQLIKAYKTEDPEPFIDERVARYGSVFTTHLFGEPTVFSADAETNRFVLQNEGKLFECSYPDSISNLMGKHSLIRMEGSLHKRMHSFTMSFANASAMKDHLMVDIDRLVRFNLGSWSSRVLLMEESKKMTFDVAVKQLTSFDPGEWSENLRKEYHLVIEGFFSLSHPLLSTTYRKAIKARRKVAEALTAVIMERREEREEGAERKTDMLAALIAADDGFSNEEIVDFFVAILVDAYETTPTIMCLAVKFLTETPLALAQLKEEHEKFRAMKSDSESLEWSDYKSMTFTQCVVNETLRVANVIGGVFRRAMTDVEINGYKIPKGWKVFLSFRGVHLDPNNFNDARTFNPWRWQSNSVTTSPSKVFTPFGGGPRICPGYELARVAISVFLHHLVTSFSWVHEEQDKMVFFPTTRTQKRYPIIVKRRDGGLSAT from the exons atggccttctccttctccttcaccGCCCTCGCCCTCCTCATCTCCTCCCTCGCAGCCGCTTTCCTCCTCCTCTTTCGCCGCACCCGTTACCGTCGGATGGGACTTCCTCCAGGAAGTGTCGGCTTTCCTCTCATAGGCGAGACTCTACAGCTGATCAAAGCTTACAAGACAGAGGATCCTGAGCCTTTCATCGACGAGAGAGTGGcccggtacggttcggttttcaCGACGCATCTATTCGGTGAACCGACGGTTTTCTCTGCTGATGCGGAAACGAACCGGTTCGTTCTCCAGAACGAGGGGAAGCTCTTCGAGTGCTCTTATCCAGATTCTATAAGTAATCTTATGGGGAAACACTCTTTGATTCGTATGGAAGGTTCTTTGCATAAACGTATGCACTCTTTCACCATGAGCTTCGCTAATGCTTCAGCCATGAAAGACCATCTCATGGTTGATATTGACCGGTTAGTCCGGTTTAATCTCGGTTCTTGGTCCTCTCGTGTTCTCCTCATGGAAGAATCCAAAAAG ATGACGTTTGACGTAGCAGTGAAGCAGCTCACGAGCTTTGATCCAGGGGAGTGGAGTGAgaatttaaggaaagaatatcATCTTGTTATCGAAGggttcttctctctttctcacccTCTCCTCTCCACCACTTACCGCAAAGCTATCAAA gCGCGGAGGAAGGTGGCGGAGGCGTTGACGGCGGTGATTATGGAGAGGAGGGAGGAAAGGGAAGAAGGAGCCGAGAGAAAAACAGATATGCTCGCGGCGTTGATAGCGGCGGATGATGGCTTTTCCAATGAAGAGATTGTTGACTTTTTTGTGGCTATACTCGTCGATGCTTATGAAACAACGCCTACGATCATGTGTCTCGCCGTTAAGTTTCTTACCGAAACTCCTCTAGCTCTTGCTCAACTCAAG GAAGAGCATGAAAAGTTTAGGGCAATGAAGAGCGATTCTGAGAGTCTTGAATGGAGTGATTACAAGTCAATGACATTCACACAATGT GTGGTTAACGAGACTCTGAGAGTAGCTAACGTCATCGGCGGTGTTTTCAGGCGGGCAATGACGGATGTTGAGATCaatg gttaTAAGATTCCAAAAGGGTGGAAGGTGTTCTTATCGTTTAGAGGAGTTCATTTAGACCCAAACAACTTCAACGACGCTCGCACTTTCAACCCTTGGAGATGGcag AGCAACTCGGTAACAACAAGCCCTTCTAAAGTGTTCACACCGTTTGGTGGAGGACCAAGGATATGTCCTGGTTACGAGCTAGCTAGGGTTGCAATCTCTGTTTTCCTTCACCACCTAGTGACAAGCTTCAG TTGGGTTCATGAAGAACAAGACAAGATGGTTTTCTTTCCAACTACAAGGACACAGAAACGGTATCCGATCATCGTGAAGCGACGTGATGGTGGCTTATCAGCTACttaa
- the LOC106383166 gene encoding PHD finger protein ALFIN-LIKE 7-like has protein sequence MFRRVVPSSSSAQNGDMHRRLPSSSPLISDDYIPRTVEHIFINYRLRRVGLLRAFGTDVGTLYNLCDPGYKEDLSLYGYPDGTWDVQEACMVLPPNLPEPAVGINLARDRMRAIDWVTLVAEHCDSWLLSLAFFFSVGLSRDDRDSLFERINDLPTLAEKVKEYYPGQLIQSRIQQANLEN, from the exons ATGTTCCGCCGTGTagttccttcttcttcttccgcaCAAAACGGGGACATGCACCGTCGTCTACCATCTTCTTCCCCACTGATAAGCGATGACTACATCCCAAGAACCGTCGAGCATATCTTCATAAATTATAGATTACGTCGCGTCGGCTTGCTTCGAGCTTTCGGTACAG ATGTTGGAACTTTATACAATTTATGCGATCCGG GTTATAAGGAGGATCTGTCTTTATACGGATACCCGGATGGGACATGGGACGTGCAAGAAGCATGCATGGTGCTTCCTCCTAATCTTCCCGAGCCAGCGGTTGGAATCAACTTAGCCAGAGATCGTATGAGGGCTATTGATTGGGTGACGTTGGTGGCTGAGCACTGTGATTCTTGGTTGCTCTCTCTTGCTTTCTTCTTCAGTGTTGGCCTTAGCCGTGATGACAG GGACAGTCTATTCGAGAGGATTAATGATCTCccaactcttgctgaaaaagtGAAGGAATACTATCCAGGACAGTTAATCCAATCAAGGATCCAGCAAGCAAATCTAGAAAACTAG
- the LOC106382973 gene encoding signal recognition particle receptor subunit beta-like, with amino-acid sequence MAEQWSNQGIEYLQKIPQDQLYAAVGVLLFTTILLLLSIRLVRRTKSNTVLLSGLGGSGKTVLFYQLRDGSSHQGTVTSMEPNEGTFVLHSENAKKGKIKPVHLVDVPGHSRLRPKLEEFLPQAAAIVFVVDALEFLPNCRAASEYLYDILTNANVVKKKVPVLLCCNKTDKLTAHTKEFIRKQMEKEIEKLRASRSAVSTADIANDYTIGIEGEVFSFSHCCNKVTAAEASGLNGETVQIQDFIREHIKP; translated from the exons ATGGCGGAGCAGTGGTCGAATCAAGGCATTGAGTATCTTCAGAAGATACCTCAAGATCAGCTCTATGCGGCCGTTGGTGTTCTCTTGTTTACAACCATTTTGCTCCTCTTATCAA TTCGCTTGGTCAGGCGTACCAAATCCAACACTGTGCTCCTTTCCGGGCTCGGTGGAAGTGGAAAGACTGTGCTTTTCTATCAA CTCCGAGATGGATCATCGCATCAGGGCACTGTTACATCAATGGAACCGAATGAAGGCACTTTCGTTCTTCACTCCGAAAACGCTAAG AAAGGAAAAATCAAGCCTGTGCATCTTGTTGATGTTCCTGGGCACTCTCGGCTTCGACCTAAGCTAGAAGAGTTCTTGCCCCAAGCTGCAGCCATTGTCTTTGTAGTAGACGCCTTGGAGTTCCTCCCAAACTGTCGTGCAGCTTCAGA GTACCTATACGACATTCTGACGAATGCCAACGTTGTCAAGAAGAAGGTACCAGTCCTCCTTTGCTGTAATAAGACAGATAAACTCACCGCACACACCAAGGAGTTCATCAGGAAGCAGATGGAGAAAGAAAT TGAGAAACTGAGGGCTTCGAGGAGTGCAGTATCTACAGCTGATATAGCCAACGACTACACCATTGGGATCGAAGGAGAAGTGTTCTCTTTCTCCCATTGCTGTAATAAAGTCACTGCCGCTGAAGCATCTGGACTCAATGGAGAAACTGTTCAGATCCAAGACTTCATTCGAGAACACATTAAGCCCTGA
- the LOC106386485 gene encoding cytochrome P450 90A1-like isoform X1, translating into MAFSFSFTALALLISSLAAAFLLLFRRTRYRRMGLPPGSVGFPLIGETLQLIKAYKTEDPEPFIDERVARYGSVFTTHLFGEPTVFSADAETNRFVLQNEGKLFECSYPDSISNLMGKHSLIRMEGSLHKRMHSFTMSFANASAMKDHLMVDIDRLVRFNLGSWSSRVLLMEESKKMTFDVAVKQLTSFDPGEWSENLRKEYHLVIEGFFSLSHPLLSTTYRKAIKARRKVAEALTAVIMERREEREEGAERKTDMLAALIAADDGFSNEEIVDFFVAILVDAYETTPTIMCLAVKFLTETPLALAQLKEEHEKFRAMKSDSESLEWSDYKSMTFTQCVVNETLRVANVIGGVFRRAMTDVEINGYKIPKGWKVFLSFRGVHLDPNNFNDARTFNPWRWQVYIFSNSVTTSPSKVFTPFGGGPRICPGYELARVAISVFLHHLVTSFSWVHEEQDKMVFFPTTRTQKRYPIIVKRRDGGLSAT; encoded by the exons atggccttctccttctccttcaccGCCCTCGCCCTCCTCATCTCCTCCCTCGCAGCCGCTTTCCTCCTCCTCTTTCGCCGCACCCGTTACCGTCGGATGGGACTTCCTCCAGGAAGTGTCGGCTTTCCTCTCATAGGCGAGACTCTACAGCTGATCAAAGCTTACAAGACAGAGGATCCTGAGCCTTTCATCGACGAGAGAGTGGcccggtacggttcggttttcaCGACGCATCTATTCGGTGAACCGACGGTTTTCTCTGCTGATGCGGAAACGAACCGGTTCGTTCTCCAGAACGAGGGGAAGCTCTTCGAGTGCTCTTATCCAGATTCTATAAGTAATCTTATGGGGAAACACTCTTTGATTCGTATGGAAGGTTCTTTGCATAAACGTATGCACTCTTTCACCATGAGCTTCGCTAATGCTTCAGCCATGAAAGACCATCTCATGGTTGATATTGACCGGTTAGTCCGGTTTAATCTCGGTTCTTGGTCCTCTCGTGTTCTCCTCATGGAAGAATCCAAAAAG ATGACGTTTGACGTAGCAGTGAAGCAGCTCACGAGCTTTGATCCAGGGGAGTGGAGTGAgaatttaaggaaagaatatcATCTTGTTATCGAAGggttcttctctctttctcacccTCTCCTCTCCACCACTTACCGCAAAGCTATCAAA gCGCGGAGGAAGGTGGCGGAGGCGTTGACGGCGGTGATTATGGAGAGGAGGGAGGAAAGGGAAGAAGGAGCCGAGAGAAAAACAGATATGCTCGCGGCGTTGATAGCGGCGGATGATGGCTTTTCCAATGAAGAGATTGTTGACTTTTTTGTGGCTATACTCGTCGATGCTTATGAAACAACGCCTACGATCATGTGTCTCGCCGTTAAGTTTCTTACCGAAACTCCTCTAGCTCTTGCTCAACTCAAG GAAGAGCATGAAAAGTTTAGGGCAATGAAGAGCGATTCTGAGAGTCTTGAATGGAGTGATTACAAGTCAATGACATTCACACAATGT GTGGTTAACGAGACTCTGAGAGTAGCTAACGTCATCGGCGGTGTTTTCAGGCGGGCAATGACGGATGTTGAGATCaatg gttaTAAGATTCCAAAAGGGTGGAAGGTGTTCTTATCGTTTAGAGGAGTTCATTTAGACCCAAACAACTTCAACGACGCTCGCACTTTCAACCCTTGGAGATGGcaggtttatattttt AGCAACTCGGTAACAACAAGCCCTTCTAAAGTGTTCACACCGTTTGGTGGAGGACCAAGGATATGTCCTGGTTACGAGCTAGCTAGGGTTGCAATCTCTGTTTTCCTTCACCACCTAGTGACAAGCTTCAG TTGGGTTCATGAAGAACAAGACAAGATGGTTTTCTTTCCAACTACAAGGACACAGAAACGGTATCCGATCATCGTGAAGCGACGTGATGGTGGCTTATCAGCTACttaa